Proteins from one Microbacterium faecale genomic window:
- a CDS encoding glutamine synthetase family protein encodes MDKQQDFVLRTIEERGVKFVRLWFTDVVGTLKSVAIAPAEVEGAFTEGIGFDGSAIEGLTRVQESDLLARPDPSTFQLLPWRGDVDPTARMFCDLVTPDGEPAVADPRNVLKRTLSKAADAGFTFYTHPEIEFYLFKPGPRDQVPTPVDQAGYFDNVPGGTAHDFRRRAVRMLEELGISVEYSHHEAGPGQNEIDLRYADGLTMADNIMTFRTVVKEVAIEQGVHATFMPKPIATEPGSGMHTHMSLFEGDSNAFYDPSAPHQLSTTGRRFIAGLLKHAGEISLVLNQFVNSYKRLWGGDEAPSYITWGHSNRSALVRVPMYKPGKGQSARIEHRGIDSAANPYLAYALFVAAGLKGIEEEYELPAEAEDNVWALSAGERRALGYESLPMSLDYAIGQMEDSELVAETLGEQVFRYVLANKRREFEQYRSQVTSLELLTTLDVV; translated from the coding sequence ATGGACAAGCAGCAGGATTTCGTGCTTCGCACGATCGAGGAACGCGGCGTCAAGTTCGTGCGTCTGTGGTTCACGGATGTCGTGGGGACTCTCAAATCCGTCGCGATCGCCCCCGCCGAGGTCGAAGGCGCCTTCACCGAGGGCATCGGTTTCGACGGATCCGCGATCGAAGGACTCACCCGCGTGCAGGAGAGCGACTTGCTCGCGCGCCCCGACCCGTCGACCTTCCAGTTGCTGCCGTGGCGCGGCGACGTCGACCCGACGGCGCGGATGTTCTGCGATCTCGTCACCCCTGACGGGGAACCGGCGGTCGCGGATCCGCGCAACGTTCTGAAGCGCACGCTCTCGAAGGCTGCCGACGCGGGATTCACGTTCTACACGCACCCGGAGATCGAGTTCTATCTCTTCAAGCCGGGCCCGCGTGATCAGGTCCCCACCCCGGTCGACCAGGCGGGATACTTCGACAACGTGCCGGGCGGTACGGCGCATGACTTCCGCCGCCGCGCCGTCCGCATGCTCGAGGAGCTCGGCATCTCGGTCGAGTACAGCCACCACGAGGCGGGGCCGGGCCAGAACGAGATCGACCTTCGCTACGCCGACGGCCTGACGATGGCCGACAACATCATGACCTTCCGCACGGTCGTGAAGGAAGTCGCCATTGAACAGGGCGTGCACGCCACGTTCATGCCGAAGCCGATCGCGACTGAGCCCGGAAGCGGCATGCACACCCACATGTCGCTTTTCGAGGGCGACTCGAACGCCTTCTACGACCCGTCGGCGCCTCATCAGCTGTCCACCACGGGGCGGCGCTTCATCGCAGGACTCCTGAAGCACGCGGGTGAGATCTCGCTCGTCTTGAACCAGTTCGTGAACTCGTACAAGCGCCTCTGGGGCGGCGACGAGGCCCCGAGCTACATCACCTGGGGACACAGCAACCGTTCCGCGCTCGTGCGGGTTCCGATGTATAAGCCCGGGAAGGGGCAGTCGGCGCGGATCGAGCATCGCGGCATCGACTCGGCCGCGAACCCCTACCTCGCGTATGCGCTGTTCGTCGCGGCCGGGCTGAAGGGCATCGAGGAAGAGTACGAGCTCCCCGCGGAGGCCGAGGACAACGTCTGGGCCCTCAGCGCGGGGGAGCGGCGCGCGCTCGGCTACGAGTCGCTGCCGATGAGCCTCGACTACGCGATCGGCCAGATGGAGGACAGCGAGCTCGTCGCCGAGACCCTCGGCGAACAGGTCTTCCGCTATGTCCTCGCGAACAAGCGGCGTGAGTTCGAGCAGTACCGTTCGCAGGTCACGTCACTCGAACTGCTCACGACGCTCGACGTGGTGTGA